CTGCGCCGGGATGGCGACCGCGAACACCATGCACTGCGTGGTGGAGGCGCTGGGCATGGCATTGCCGGGTCATGCGCCGGTGCGCGGCAACAGCCCCAAGATGCAGGCCAACGCGCGCGCTGCCGCGCGGCGCATCGTCGACATGGTGCACGAGGACCTGCGCCCCCGGCAGATCCTGACCGAGCCCGCCTTTCGCAACGCCGTGGCGACCGTGCTGGCCGTCAGCGGCAGCATAAACGCCATCAAGCACCTGCAGGCCACCGCGGTGGAGGCCGAGAACGGCGTCGACGTATTCGCGCTGTGGGAGGAGATGAGCGACGTGCCCGTGCTGTGCCCCGTGCGCCCCACCGGCGCGATCCGCATCGAGCAGTTCGAGGATGCGGGCGGCGCGCGGGCCGTGCTGCAACGCCTCTTACCGCGCATCGACGGCGAGGCGCTGACCGTGTCCGGCAAGACACTCGCCGAGAACCTCGCGGGCTACGAGATTGAGGAACCGGAAACCATCCAGCCGCTCGACGCGCCTTTCAGCGAAGGGCCGAGCATCGCCATCCTGAAAGGCACCCTCGCAGATAGCGCAGTCGTCCGCCTCGGCGTGCGCGACGGCAGCCGGCCCGAGGAGTTCACCGGCCCCGCCCGCGTGTTCGAGAGCACGGCGGACTGCATGGCGGCGATAAAGGACGGCGTGGTGCAAGCAGGCGACGTCGTCATCAGCCGGAACCAGGGCCTTGTCGGCGGGCCGGCCATGGGCGGCGGGGCAAGCCTCGTCCTCTTCGCACTCGACGCGGCGGGCCTTGCCATGACCACTGCTTTCGTCACCGACGGGCAGCTTTCGGGATTGTGCCTCAAGGGCCTGACCGTGGCCGAGGTCCATCCCGAGGCGGCGACCCCCGGTGCGCCGATCGGCCTGGTGCGCGACGGGGACATGGTGCGCATTTCCGTCGCAAGGCGCAGCCTCGACCTGGATGTTTCGGCAGAAGACCTGGCGCAGCGCACGGGCCCGGGCTTTCGCACCGAGGCGAACGGCTATCTGCGCACCTTTCGCGATACGGTCCGCCCCATGCCGACTGGCGGCGTGCTGATACCGGAAAGGCGTTGACGCTACTGCTCGGCGACCATTGCCCAGAAACCAACGGCGCGCTCGTTCGCTGTCTCCACAAGGAGGCACGAGGCACATGGCGGCAAGGGCATATTGGCAAGGTCAGATCAGGCTTGCGCTGGTCTCGATCCCGGTAGAGATTTTCACCGCGACCCAGTCGGGCGCGAAGATCAGCTTCAACCAGATCCACGAACCCAGCGGCAAGCGGATCGCCTACGAAAAGGTCGTGCCCGGCGTCGGCCCCGTCGACCGCGACGACATCATCAAGGGATACGAGATTTCCAAGGGCGAATACGTCCTTCTGGAGGACGAGGAAATCGAGGCCGTCAAGCTGGAGAGCAAGAAGACGCTGGAGCTCGTCCAGTTCGTCGACGCCGACGAGATCGATCCGCTGTATTACGAGAAACCCTATTACGTCGCACCGAAGGACGAACTGGCGGAAGAAGCCTTCGTCGTCCTGCGCGAGGCGTTGCGCAAATCGAAGAAGGTGGCCTTGGGCCAGCTGGCGGTGCGGGGGACCGAAAAGCTGGTTGCCATCAAGCCGTGCGGCAAGGGCCTGTTGCTGGAAACGCTGCGGTATGCGGACGAGGTGCGCAAGGGGCAGTCGTTCTTCGGCGCGATCGACGACGCCAAGCCGAAGAAGGAACTGCTGGACCTTGCCACCGCGCTGATCGACCAGCGCAGCGCGCCCTTCGATGCCAGCGAGTTCGAGGACCGTTATGTGGATGCGCTGCGCCGGCTGATCGACAAGAAGGCGAAGTCCAGAAGCAACAAGGCCATCATCGAGGACGCAGGCGAACCTGCGACCGGCGGCGGCAACGTGATCGACCTGATGGCGGCGTTGAAGAAGTCGGTCGGCAGCGACAAGAAGCCCGCTGCCAAGAGCAAGCCGGCAGCCAAGCCCGCGGGGCGCACCAAGAAGAGCGCCTGAGGGATGGAACTAAACGACCCGATCCTCGTCCACTGGCTCGACTGGGACCTGCTTGCCCGCCTGGGTATCGCCGCGATCATCGGGCTGTTGCTCGGGCTCGATCGCGAACTGCGCGGCCACGCGGCGGGGATGCGAACGCATGGGCTGCTCTGTTTCACCAGTGCGGCGATGACGGTGTCCATCATCGCGCTGTATTATGAGATGGATGCGGAAAGGGCCGACCCACTGCGGCTGTACGAGGCGGCGGGCGCTTTCGTCGGCATCATCGGCGCAGGGCTGATCGTGTTCAGCAAGGGGCAGGTGCACAACCTCACCACCGCGGCGCACCTGTGGCTGGCGGCGGTGATCGGCATTGCCTGCGGGGCGGGGCAATGGCCGCTGGTGGTGATCGGCACGATCATCAGCCTCGTCATGCTGAGCGGGCTGCGTCTGCTGGAACGCAAGGAACAGGGTCGCTTGCGCGGCATCCCTCACGAGGAGGCGGCCCATGGCCCGGACTGATCCGCTCGCCGAATACAATGCCAAGCGCGATTTCGGAAAGACGCCGGAGCCTGCCGGCAAGGCGGAAAGCAGCACCAGCGGCAATGCCTTCATCGTGCAGAAGCACGACGCCACCCGCCTGCACTGGGATCTCCGGCTGGAGGTCGACGGGGTGATGAAAAGCTGGGCGGTCACCAAGGGACCGTCCCCCGATCCCGATATCAAGCGCCTGGCCGTGCGGACCGAGGATCATCCGCTGTCCTACAACAGCTTCGAAGGCACCATTCCCAAGGGCGAATACGGCGGCGGCACGGTGATGTTGTGGGATCGCGGCACCTGGTCGCCCATCCCGGGCAAGAGCGCATCCGACATCGACGAGGGCCACCTGCATTTCTGCCTCCAGGGTGAGCGGATGCAGGGCGAGTGGCTGTTGATAAGGCTGAAGAAAAAGCCGGGAGAAAAGCGGGAAAACTGGCTGCTGCGCAAGTTGCAGGACAACCATGCCGAGGCTGGCGATGCCCTCGTCCAGCGCGAACTGACGAGCGTGCTGACGGGCCGCTCGATGGCCGAGATCGCGGCGGACAGGAAGGGCGAATTCTCCCTCGCGGGCAAGAAGGACGACGCTTTCCTCGCGCAGATGGCAAAGGCCAGCGCGCACACAAAAAGCAAGCGCAAGCCGGCGAAGAAGAACGCGCCGCTCCCCAGGTTCCGCAAGCCTCAACTCGCCACGCTGGTCGACGATGTTCCCACCGGCAACGGCTGGATGCACGAGATCAAGTTCGACGGTTACCGCGCGCTGGTGGCGGCACGGGGCGAAGAGGTGCGCGTCTATACCCGCAGCGGCAAGGACTGGACCGACAAGTTCGCCCCCTTGGCCAGATCCATCGCCGCGCTCGATCTGCCGAGCTGCCTGATCGACGGCGAGATCGTGGCCGTGGATGCGAAGGGCAATCCCGATTTCTCCACGCTGCAGGGGATGTTGAAACGCGGCCACGGAGAGCAGGGGGCGCACGACGCCTTGCAGTTGCACGCCTTTGACCTGCTCGAACTGGGCGGCGAGGATCTGGCCGACCTGACGAACATCGAAAGGAAGGAACGGCTCGACGCCCTGCTCGGCACGGCAGAGCCGCCGATTTTTGTCGCCGACCACGTGATCGGCGCAGGCGAGGCATTGTATCGGCAGATGTGCGATGCCGGGCAGGAAGGCATCATCTCCAAGACCGTCGACGGGCGCTATTCCGGGTCTCGCGCCAAGCGCTGGGTCAAGGTGAAATGCACCCGGCGGCAGGAATTCGTGGTGATCGGCTGGAAGGCTTCGACCACCAAGGCGCGGCCCTTCGCATCGCTGCTGATGGCTCAGCACGAGGGCGGGAAGCTGGTCTACAAGGGTAACGTCGGCACCGGCTTTTCCGGCAAGGATCTGGACGATCTTGCCGGCAGGCTGGCGAGGTTGGAGCGCAAGACGCCCCCTGCCGAAGTCGACCGGGTGAGCGCGCGTGGGGTGACCTGGGTCACGCCAAAGCTGGTTGCCGAAGTCGCCTTTGCCGAATTCACCGCCGACGGCAACATCCGCCACGGCAGCTTCCTGGGCCTGCGCGGCGACAAGAAGGCCGATGCCGTCACGCCCGAAAAGGCCGCCCCCGCCCCCGCAGAACCGGCAGCGGTCGCCATTTCCAGCCGCGAGCGGGTGATCTTTCCCGACAGCGGCCAGACCAAGGGCGAACTTGCCGATTATTACGCCGCCATCGCGCCGATCATGCTGCCCTTCGCGGCCCGTCGCCCGATCAGCCTGGTGCGCTGTCCGCAGGGCCGGGGGAAGAAATGCTTTTTCCAGAAGCACGACAGCGGCGCCCTGGGCGATGCCGTCCACAAGGTGCCGATCCGCGAAAAGGACGGGGGCAGCGAGGATTACCTGTGGATCGAGGACGTGCGCGGCCTGCTGCAATGCGTGCAGATGGGCACGATCGAGTTCCACGGCTGGGCTTCGCGCAGTTCCGCCGTCGAGGCGCCCGATCGCATGATCTTCGACCTCGACCCGGACGAGGGGCTGGACTTCGCCGACGTCAAGAGCGCCGCCACCCACATCCGCGACCGGTTGGCCGACCTTGGCCTCGTCAGCTTTGCCATGCTTTCGGGCGGCAAGGGCGTGCACGTGGTGGTGCCGCTGTCGACCGGTCACGACTGGGAGGTGCACAAGGATTTCGCCCGCCGCTTTGCCGAGGCGTTGAGCCTGGCCGAGCCCGATCGCTTCGTGGCGACGATGAGCAAGGCCAAGCGCAAGGGCAAGATCTTCATCGACTGGCTGCGCAATCAGCGCGGCAGCACCGCGGTCCTCCCCTATTCCGCCCGCGCCCGCAGCGGTGCCCCGGTCGCCGTGCCGATCGCCTGGGGGGAATTGAAAGCCATGAAGGATGCCCACCCTTACAGCATCGACGACGCCAAGCGCCTCATCGACCGTGCCACCAGCCGGACGCTGGCGGGCTGGGGATTTGCCGAACAGGACCTGCCTGCGGTTTGAATCGGCAGGCGGCAGGGGGCGGGGCGCAGTTCGTCCGCTAATCGCTCGGTGCAGTCCAGGCGCGCGCGGTAATCGAGACGCTGCACGCCCTGTTCTGCGCCAAAGGGGATTTGACGCCCGCGACAACCTAGCATTCGCGAACGATGACCCGATCGAGCGATGCGCGGTACGTGACACGTGGCGGGTGGTGGGCTAGATCGTTTCGCCAGAACCCATCCTGCATCAAGGACTTGCCCATGCGCCGCGCTCTTATCGCCCTCAGTCTTGCCACTGCGCCCTTGGCTATCGCCGCCTGCACGACGATGGACGCCAGTACGGCGGCACCCGATGCCTACGACATGGCCGCCAGCCGGGCCAGCATTGCCGACGTGCGGATGGCGCCCGACACCAGCTATCTCAACGCGGAGGAGCGGCAGGTCGTCAACCTGCTGATCGAGGCCTCGGGCTTCATGGACGAGATCTACCTGCGCCAACGCGGCGCGAACCTGCCCGCCATGCGCGACGAACTCGCCCGCAGCGGACAGAGCGACCTGCTCGACATGTTCGATCGCAATTTCGGCCCTTGGGACAGCATTGCCGAAAACCACCCGTTCTACGGCACGCAGGAATGGCCGGAGGGGGCGGGCTTCTATCCCGAAGACCTGACGCGCGCGGAATTCGACGCCTGGCTCGCCGCGCATCCCGACCAGCGCGAGGCGCTGATGAGCCCCTATACCGTGGTGAAGCGGGACGGGCGGGGCGGCTTTGTTGCCGTGCCCTACAGCGTGGAATACCGCGCCCAGCTGGAACCCGCCGCCGCGCTGCTGCGCCGCGCCGCCGGGATCACCACCAACCCCAGCCTCAAGCGCTTTCTCAACCTGCGCGCCGACAGCTTCCTCAGCGACGATTATTTCGAAAGCGAGATGGCGTGGATGGACCTGGAAGGCACGCCCATCGAGGTCGCCATCGGCCCCTACGAGGTCTACACCGACCGCCTTTACGGCACCAAGACCGCGTTCGAGAGCTTCGTGACCCTGCGCAACCCGGAAGAGAGCGCCGCGCTCGACCGTTATGTCGGCTACCTGCGTGACATGGAGGGCAACCTGCCGATCGACGCGCAGTATCACAACTTCGCCCGCGGCTTCGAAAGCCCCATCGCGGTGGCGGACCAGATCCACGGCGGCGGCGACAACGTTCCGGGCGTGCAGACCATCGCCTTCAACCTGCCCAACGACGAGCGCGTGCGCGAGGCTAAGGGCGCAAAGAAGGTGATCCTTTCGAACGTGCTGGGCGCAAAGTTCGACCGCATCCTCGACCCCATCGCCGACGTGGTGCTGGCCCCCGAGCAGGCGAACCTCGTCAGCCGTCGCTACATGCAGCTGTTCACGCTGTTCCACGAACTCAGCCACTCGCTCGGCCCGGGCACCATCATGCTCAACGGCCGCGAGACCACGGTGAACGCCGAACTGCGCGAGCAGTACAGCGCGCTGGAGGAGAGCAAGGCCGACGTCATGGGCGTCTACAACCTGCTCTACATGATGGAACGCGGCGAGCTGCCGATGGCGGAAAAGAGCGAGCTGTTGCAGACCTATTTCGCCGGCCTGTTCCGCTCGATGCGCTTCGGCATCGAGGAGGCGCACGGCAAGGGCGCGGCGGCGCAGTACGGCTTCCTGCTGGAACGCGGCGCCTTCGCCTGGGATGAGCGGGCAGGCCACTTCGTGGTGGACGAGGCGCGGCTGGAAAGCGGGCTTACCGAACTGCTTCGCACCGAACTGATGCTGCAGGCGCGCGGCGATTACCAGGGCACCATCGCCTTCTTCAATCGCTACGCCAGGCTGGACGATCACGCGCGCCGCGTGATCGCGGAGATGGAGGACATCCCGGTGGACATTCGCCCGATCTATCCCGACCGGGTGTAGCGGGCGCTCACCGCGGGCATGAAGCGCGGATTGCGCAGCAGCGCCGCGCTGACCAGCGAGACGATGATGACGACCGGGCTGATCTCCATCAACGT
This is a stretch of genomic DNA from Aurantiacibacter arachoides. It encodes these proteins:
- a CDS encoding dihydroxy-acid dehydratase, which translates into the protein MVTLRSNAANTPGRRANWRALGLSMEDMEKPKIAVVNSSSELAICYAHLDGIAQMVKEEIRAAGGMPFEVRTSAPSDFITGAARAGSYILAGRDIIANDIEVQVEGALLDGMICLTSCDKTPPGHLMAAARLNIPTILVIGGYQQAGEIDGEPVDVEDVWSGQVGALFGKAPKFPIPQMAENAIMGPGVCAGMATANTMHCVVEALGMALPGHAPVRGNSPKMQANARAAARRIVDMVHEDLRPRQILTEPAFRNAVATVLAVSGSINAIKHLQATAVEAENGVDVFALWEEMSDVPVLCPVRPTGAIRIEQFEDAGGARAVLQRLLPRIDGEALTVSGKTLAENLAGYEIEEPETIQPLDAPFSEGPSIAILKGTLADSAVVRLGVRDGSRPEEFTGPARVFESTADCMAAIKDGVVQAGDVVISRNQGLVGGPAMGGGASLVLFALDAAGLAMTTAFVTDGQLSGLCLKGLTVAEVHPEAATPGAPIGLVRDGDMVRISVARRSLDLDVSAEDLAQRTGPGFRTEANGYLRTFRDTVRPMPTGGVLIPERR
- a CDS encoding dipeptidyl-peptidase 3 family protein — protein: MRRALIALSLATAPLAIAACTTMDASTAAPDAYDMAASRASIADVRMAPDTSYLNAEERQVVNLLIEASGFMDEIYLRQRGANLPAMRDELARSGQSDLLDMFDRNFGPWDSIAENHPFYGTQEWPEGAGFYPEDLTRAEFDAWLAAHPDQREALMSPYTVVKRDGRGGFVAVPYSVEYRAQLEPAAALLRRAAGITTNPSLKRFLNLRADSFLSDDYFESEMAWMDLEGTPIEVAIGPYEVYTDRLYGTKTAFESFVTLRNPEESAALDRYVGYLRDMEGNLPIDAQYHNFARGFESPIAVADQIHGGGDNVPGVQTIAFNLPNDERVREAKGAKKVILSNVLGAKFDRILDPIADVVLAPEQANLVSRRYMQLFTLFHELSHSLGPGTIMLNGRETTVNAELREQYSALEESKADVMGVYNLLYMMERGELPMAEKSELLQTYFAGLFRSMRFGIEEAHGKGAAAQYGFLLERGAFAWDERAGHFVVDEARLESGLTELLRTELMLQARGDYQGTIAFFNRYARLDDHARRVIAEMEDIPVDIRPIYPDRV
- the ligD gene encoding DNA ligase D, with product MARTDPLAEYNAKRDFGKTPEPAGKAESSTSGNAFIVQKHDATRLHWDLRLEVDGVMKSWAVTKGPSPDPDIKRLAVRTEDHPLSYNSFEGTIPKGEYGGGTVMLWDRGTWSPIPGKSASDIDEGHLHFCLQGERMQGEWLLIRLKKKPGEKRENWLLRKLQDNHAEAGDALVQRELTSVLTGRSMAEIAADRKGEFSLAGKKDDAFLAQMAKASAHTKSKRKPAKKNAPLPRFRKPQLATLVDDVPTGNGWMHEIKFDGYRALVAARGEEVRVYTRSGKDWTDKFAPLARSIAALDLPSCLIDGEIVAVDAKGNPDFSTLQGMLKRGHGEQGAHDALQLHAFDLLELGGEDLADLTNIERKERLDALLGTAEPPIFVADHVIGAGEALYRQMCDAGQEGIISKTVDGRYSGSRAKRWVKVKCTRRQEFVVIGWKASTTKARPFASLLMAQHEGGKLVYKGNVGTGFSGKDLDDLAGRLARLERKTPPAEVDRVSARGVTWVTPKLVAEVAFAEFTADGNIRHGSFLGLRGDKKADAVTPEKAAPAPAEPAAVAISSRERVIFPDSGQTKGELADYYAAIAPIMLPFAARRPISLVRCPQGRGKKCFFQKHDSGALGDAVHKVPIREKDGGSEDYLWIEDVRGLLQCVQMGTIEFHGWASRSSAVEAPDRMIFDLDPDEGLDFADVKSAATHIRDRLADLGLVSFAMLSGGKGVHVVVPLSTGHDWEVHKDFARRFAEALSLAEPDRFVATMSKAKRKGKIFIDWLRNQRGSTAVLPYSARARSGAPVAVPIAWGELKAMKDAHPYSIDDAKRLIDRATSRTLAGWGFAEQDLPAV
- a CDS encoding MgtC/SapB family protein; this encodes MELNDPILVHWLDWDLLARLGIAAIIGLLLGLDRELRGHAAGMRTHGLLCFTSAAMTVSIIALYYEMDAERADPLRLYEAAGAFVGIIGAGLIVFSKGQVHNLTTAAHLWLAAVIGIACGAGQWPLVVIGTIISLVMLSGLRLLERKEQGRLRGIPHEEAAHGPD
- a CDS encoding Ku protein encodes the protein MAARAYWQGQIRLALVSIPVEIFTATQSGAKISFNQIHEPSGKRIAYEKVVPGVGPVDRDDIIKGYEISKGEYVLLEDEEIEAVKLESKKTLELVQFVDADEIDPLYYEKPYYVAPKDELAEEAFVVLREALRKSKKVALGQLAVRGTEKLVAIKPCGKGLLLETLRYADEVRKGQSFFGAIDDAKPKKELLDLATALIDQRSAPFDASEFEDRYVDALRRLIDKKAKSRSNKAIIEDAGEPATGGGNVIDLMAALKKSVGSDKKPAAKSKPAAKPAGRTKKSA